The genomic window GATGGCGACGTTCGACCACTGGGCCTCCCACATGTCGCAGATCTGGACGGACGTCCGGGTGCGCCGGACCCTCGAACTGCGCAGCGCCGACGGGCCGCCCTACGAGCACATTCCCTCGATCCCGGCGCTGTGGGTGGGCCTCAGCTACCACCCCCCGTCACGCGAAGCCGCCTGGGACCTGCTCGGCCGCTACACCCTGCGTGAGCGTCGCGGCGCCCTCGACGCCCTGCCGAGCCAGGGCCTGCGCACCACGCTCGGCGGCGACCGCGTCAGCGACCTCGCCACCGAGCTGCTCCGCCTCGCCCGCGCCGGCCTGACCGCCCGCGTTCAGGCCGGACTTGAGCCCCGGCGGGTGCTGGCCTACCTCGACCCGCTCGACGAAGTCCTCGCCACCGGGCGGACGTTCGCCGAGCAGTGCACGGCGCGCTGGGAGAGCGACCTGCGCCGTGACCCCCGCAGGTACGTCGAGGCATTCCGCGTGCGGGCTCGACCACTTCGGTAATGGACAAGTCCGCGGCGCGGCGCGGCCACTGGGCTCCGGCCGGCGAGGATCGGAGGCCCGGGAGCCTCAGGAGGACGGGCGCCACAGCTCGACATCGTGGTAGCGGTGCGTCTGCTGATGCCGGCGCAGGCTGCCCGCCATGATGCGTTCGAGCTGGAGCGTCAGCGTCCGATGTCGTGCCGCAGCCCCGCATCGGCTGCGAACTCGTCCAGTGCGCGGGGTAGTTCACAGGCCACGACGTGCTCGCGCAGGGAGATCTGCGAGGCCGCCAGCAGGGCGACGAGGCCGTCGCACCGCGCAGCGGGGCCGCCGGGCCGCCGGGCCGCGGATGACCCGCCACGTCGGCGCGCAGCATCAGGTTGCCGGGATCCCGTCCGCGCGCCGGCTCCCCTGCTCCTCATCCCCTTCGCCGGTATCCGGCCTTCACCCGGCGCCGCCACGGGGCCCAGGGAGAAGCGGTCGGCCATGTCGAATGCGGCGGCGGCGACCGGGGAGGCCATCGTCGGGTCGCCACAGGCCCTGGTCGCACCGCCCTGCCTGCCCGGGGCCGCCCGCCGTTCGACGAAGTCGTGCTGCTTCCGCCGGGCCCCGGCGCCTGGGCGAGGGCCGCGGTGGCCACGTGCGGCCGTGCTCGGGCCAGGTCGTGCGTGCGTGCGGGGCAGCCGGCGTCGATGGTTCAGGTCAGCGCTGCCGCTACCGCCGACGTCCACGTGGCTGTGGCGCGGCGGGCCAGGCGGCTGGTCGGGGCGTAGCCCTCGAAGAGGTGGAAGGCGCCGGGGACCACGTGGAGTTCGGTGTGGACGCCGGCCGCGATCAGGCGGTTCGCGTAGCTGAGGGCCTCGTCGCGGAGGGCGTCGGCCTGGCAGATCTCCAGGTAGGCAGGTGGCAGGGCGCTGAGGTCCTCGGCGCGGGCGGGGGCGGCGTAGGGGTCGGCTTCGGTGGAGGCCAGGTAGGGCTTCCACATGCCGCGTACGACGCGGCCGTCGACGATCCGGTTGTCAGCGCACTCGTCGATGGACGGGAGGGCGCAGCGGTCGTCCAGGGCCGGGACGAGCAGGAGCTGGAACGCGAGGGTCGGGCCGCCTCGGTCGCGGGCGGCGAGGGCGAGGGCCGCCGCAAGGGCGCCGCCGGCGGAGCGGCCGGCGACGGCGAGGCGGGTGGGGTCAACGTCCAGGCGAGCGGCGTTGTCGGCGGTCCAGCACAGGGCCGCGTAGCAGTCGTCGAAGGCGGCGGGGTACGGGTGTTCCGGGGCCAGCCGGTAGTCGACGGAGACGACCACGGCCCCGGCCGCCAGGCAGAGGTCGCGGCAGTTGCCGTCGCCGGTGTCGAGGTCGCCGGCGATGAAGGCGCCGCCGTGGAAGTAGAGGACGCCGGGGCACGCGCCCCTCGCCCCGGTCGGGCGGTAGATGCGGACGGTGAGGTCGCCTGCCGGGCCCGGAATCACGGTGTGGCGCACGGCGATGCGCGGGTCGTCCGCCGGGGGCTTCGCGGCCAGCAGCGACCGCAGGTACGCCCGGGTGGCCGGCGGGTCGGCCAGCGGGTCGAAGGGCGGGACACCGTCCAGGACACCGGCTATCTCGGGGTGCAGGCGCATCGAGGCTCCATGGTCTCATTGATATGGTTGCAGCACGATGAAGGTAATGATCTCATTGATACGGTGTCAATGGATAAAAATGAGAGAGGAACCGCCGTGGCGAAGGATCTGACGCCGTCGCAGCTCGTCGTGCTCGGGCTGATCGCCCGGAACGGGCCGATGACGCCGTACGACCTGAAAGCCAAGGCCGAGAGCTCCGTCGGCCACTACTGGCCGCTCCCGCACGCCCAGCTCTACCGCGACCCACCCCGCCTGGCCGAGCTGGGGCTGCTGCGCGAGGAGGCGGAGGAGCACGGCCGCAGGCGCCGGGTGTTCCACCTCACCGACGCCGGCCGGCATGCCCTGCGGCACTGGCTCGCCGACCCCGCGACACCCGAGCCCGAGACCCGCAACCCCGCCCTGCTCAAGCTGACCTTCGCCGACCTGGGCGCGCCCGGCCAGGTCGCAGAGCTGGCGGCGGCCCAGGCAGCGCAGCACCGGCAGTGGCGCGACACGTACCAGGAACTCCGCGACCACCTCGACCCCCACGCCCCGGACACCCCGGCCCGCACCCGGCTGATCACACTCGGAATCGCTCACGAGCAGAGCTATGTGACGTTCTGGGAGGCACTGGCGGCCGATCCGGACGGGACCGGCGAACCGCCCTCCTAGGGTCTGGTCCGGAGTTGTGATCGGTGCCGGAGACTGTTCGATGTGGCGTGGCGGTCTGCGCGGCCGCCGCGGCGACGGCCGTTGCTGCGGCCCACCGCGGCAGCCCGGTGGTGTCGGTGACGGTCTATAGCCTGTCGCAATGATCCGTAGCGTGTTTGAGCAGCGTCCGCTTGATGCTGCCGTCGCTGACGCCGGGAGCGCGACGCTGGAGTTCGACCGGGCCAGGGCCTGGTTGCGCTCTGCGCTGGTTGGCGCCGTGGAGCCGTTGGGCGCCGAGGTGTGGGTCCTGGATACAGCCCTGGAGCAGATCGTGCTGGTCAGGCATCCGTGGCGCGGGCTGGTCCCGCCAGGTGGCAAGGTTGAGCCCGGAGAGTGTCCGCGTGATGGCGCGGCCCGGGAACTGGCCGAGGAGACTGGGCTACGGCCGCGCTTGTTGGAGCGGCCCGCCGCGGTGGCGGTGCGGTCATTCGGCCCGGATCTGCCGGAGACGCTGTCCCTCTCCTATGCCGCGATCGGCGACCCGGAACAGCCACTGATCGCGGAGGACGGGCAGCCCGCGGCCTGGATGCGGCTGGACCAGGGCTGGGACAGCTGCTTCCCCGATGACGCGCTGCGCATCCGACAGTACGTGACGCTTCTGAGATCGGGTTCCCTGCCTGGTGAGTGTGGCCGCGCCCAGGAGTTGCCCGGCCGATCATGTGACCGTCGCTGATCAGCTCGCTGTTCCGGGCATGGGGCGTTGGGAACGCGGCGATCCGTCGGACGGGGAGCGGGTGCGGCCGTTCCTTCCGGTGAGTAATGGGCGGTGTGGGCAATGGCGTGATCACCGCCGACAGCGTCTCGGCCGACGGTCGCCCTCGGCCGCGACGCCCGGCCGACCGGCCACCTGCGCCGCGCCCTCGACAACGGCCTCGCCCCGGACGAACTCGCCGAGGCGATCACCCACCCGGCCTGCTACGCCGGCTGGCCCGCCGCCATGAGCGCCACCGGCTTCCTGGCCACGGTCACCGAACCCATCGGCTGACCGACCGTCACCTCCCGCCACCAGCCCACCCAGGAGAGTCCCGTGCAGCACGTCACCTTGAACAACGGCGTCCGGATGCCGATCCTCGGCTTCGGCGTCTACCAGATCCCGGCGGAGAAGACCGAGCAGGCCGTCGCCGACGCCCTCGCCGCCGGCTACCGGCTGCTGGACACCGCCGCCGCCTACGGCAACGAGGAGGCTGTCGGCCACGCCGTCAAGAACAGCGGCATCCCCCGCGAGGAGCTGTTCGTCACCACCAAGCTCTGGGTCCAGGACGCGCCCGCCCAGGACAACACCCGGCGCGCTCTGGAGACCTCCCTGGCCAAGCTCGGCCTCGACCACGTCGACCTGTACCTGATGCACCAGCCCTTCGGTGACGTGTACGGCCAGTGGCGCGCCATGGAGGCCGCCAACCGCGAGGGCCTGGCCAAGGCGATCGGCGTCGCCAACTTCTACCCCGACCGCCTCCTGGACCTGATCCTCAACAACGAGATCACCCCGCAGGTCAACCAGATCGAGACCCACCCCTTCTTCCAGCGCACCGCCGACCACGACCTGATGCGCGAGCACGGCGTCCAGCACCAGGCGTGGGGCGGCTTCGCCGAAGGCAGGAACGAGCTGTTCACCCACCCCGTCCTCAGCAGGGTCGGCGACGCCCACGGCAAGTCCGTGGCCCAGGTCGTGCTGCGCCGGCTGATCCGACGCGACATCGTCACCATTCCCAAGTCGGTCGACCCCGAGCGGATGGCACAGAACATCGACGTCCTCGACTTCGAACTGACCGATGACCAGATGGCCGCCATCGCCGCCCTCGACACCGGCAAGACCCTGTTCTTCGACCACCACGACCCCGAGATGGTCGCCTGGCTCAGCAAGCGCCGCCTGGACAGCTGAACGGAACGGCAGCACCCGCCGCGCCCGGGCCGGCCTCGGACGCTCCGGCACACGGCGCCGGGCGTCCGCCCAGCGCCGCCCCCTGCAGCCGATCCGCCTGGGAGCCCCTACCGTGATCGCAATCCCGGCACCGCAACGCACCGCCGGGCCGACGCACCATCCCGCGCGCGGCCCCGCTTGCCGACGCCATGACCGGCACCCCGACCGGGGAGCTGCGGGCCCACCGAGCCCGTAGCACCCCGGCGTTCCGCTGGTGCCGCGCTACTCACGCCCGATGGTGCACGACACCACGTGCTCCTGGATCGCCACCCGACCGGTCTCCTTGCTGTTGACTCTGGTCCGCCGCCCGCCGGTCTTCTGGCCTGACACGGCGAGTCGATAGTCACCCACTGGGAGATTCTTGAATTCGCGGGTGATGGTGAACTTGATCGGATCGCCCGTGCCGCTCTGGTTGTGGGTGATTGGTTCGGACGTGACGACGGAGCCGCCCGGCCCGGTGATGGAGAGGGTGATGCTCAGCGCAGTGACAATCCCCTTGTGGCCCTCTTCCTCCCACAGGAGTTCGTTCCAGTACTGCGGAATCGCCTCGAAGGTGACAGTCAGCTTCTGGTACTGCCCGTCCCAGCCGACCTGGCCCGTGAGTGCCGCTTTCACGCGGGAGAAATTGCCGTTGTCGCCCTTGTGGATGGTGAAGTCCGATGCCGGATCACGGACACCACGATACGGCCCCTGCCCGGCCTTCTCTCCGGTGTTGATCCAGTCGACCGTCCCAAGCAGTCCCGGGCCGCACCGGTAGACGTAGGTCTTGCCGGCGAGGTCGTCCAAGCGCAGCGTGCCGATGGGCATGTGTGCCCCGCCGGGACCCAGGCAGTATTGCGGCCTGCTGAGCATCGCTTGTAGCCGGGCAAACGCGTACGCATCCTGCTCACTGTCTGATTTACCGTCGAGGTGGTCGAGGTCCGCGGTCTCCAGGAAGGTGTACTTCGCGGCGAGATCGGCCCTGTTCATGTCGTATCCCCTGCTCAGTCGTGCGCACCGGAGTGGTACCTGATTGTCGGGCACGCACCCGTCGGCGGAAGAAACGACTCGCACGAGCGGAGCCGTCAAGCCTCGCGGCCGAAGGCCGGGCTGCCCCCGACCGTTGATGCCGCGCTCATCGCCTCCATCCTCGTAGCGTGCACGATGTTGCGGCCCGCCGGGTAGCGAACCGGGCGACGGCCAGGGCGCAGCGGCGGACGGACCGGCCCGCCTCCAGAGCGAGCCGGCTCTGGAGGCGGCCACCAGGAACGCGACGGTCAGGCCGTCCAGCCCGGTCATGTCGATCACCTCGCGTCGGTCGGATTCCGATGTGGCGCGCCCACCCGCGCTCCGGCCCGGCAACCGGCCCGTCGAGCGGTCCGTTGCCGGCGGCGGTCCGTTGCTCGCGGCGGTCGGCCGCCGTCACGCGCGGAATGCGTCGGCCGGCCGCAGTCGGTTCGCGGGTCGCCGCCGTCGCGATCCCCGCCTTGATCCCTATCGAGCAGAGCGCCACCCGGTGTGCTCTCACCCGGCCCGGATGGCAAGCGGAGCGCGTCCGAGAGGGTGACAACCCGTCAGGTCGTGCCAGTCCGCTGTCAGCGCGCACCCTAGCGTGACGGTATGGATACAGAATATGCACGCTCCGTAGCCGGGGAACCGGGCAGGGCAGGCAGACCCGGCCGCGCACCGCGGACCAGGCTCTCTGCCGTGCTGGTGATGGCGCTGGCCATGCTCACCTTCGCCGCCGTCATCTCGCCGGCCGCCGCCACGCGGCGCGAGGGCGGCAGCGTGACGGTGAACTTCACCAACAACAGCGACCGCGCCCTGTCACTCGCGACGTTCACCATGACCAGGGGCTGCCTGATCGGCAGTCAGCCGAGCGAGATCGCCGCGGGCACCTCAGCCAGCTGGTCGTCCGAGCCCTGCCTCGGCTCGAACGGCAGCGCGGGCAACGCCTCCTTCCGGGTCGCCGGGGAGACCGTCGGCACGGTGCAGGTGAGCTGGGACAGCCCGACCACCGGCGCGAACAGCTACACCCAGACGGCACCGGGCGGCTACGTCATCAGCCACAGCGGCGGCGGGGGCTCGAACCCGACGGTCCAGTTCACCTTCGACTGCAACTCGACCACCTGCGACGGGATCCCCGACGACTGGAAGCGCAACGGCGTCACCATCACTCCCAGCGACGGCAGCGCCCCGCAGTTCATCGACCTGCCCAAGATGGGCGCCACCGTGAACAAGCCGGACATCTTCGTCCAGCTCGACTGGATGGCCGACGAGACCCACAGCCACGCACTCGACCCGCAGGCCATCCGCCAGGTGGTCGAGGCGTTCAAGAACTCCCCGTACAACAAGCACTCGCCGACCACCGGCATCAACCTGCACATCGACGCCGGGCCGGACAGCATCCTCAACTTCGACACCAACGCCACCTGGGGCGAGCTCAGCAAGGCGCGGCAACTGACCGAGACGACCAACCTCGGCACCGTGGACGGCAACGGCAACTACCTGTGGGACGCCTTCGACACGATCAAGGCGGAGAAGGGCGGCTTCGTCAGCTCCGGCCGGGTCCCGATCTTCCACTACGCGATCTCGGCCGACCACCTGGCGCCCGGCTCGACCACCCTCGGCATCGCCGAGCTCCCGGGCAGTGACTTCATCCTCAGCCTGGGTGCCCTCTCCCCCGACGTCCCCCAGATCGCCGCACAGGCTGTCGACTTCATGCACGAACTGGGCCACAACCTGGACCTGCGGCACGGTGGTGACGCGGACCTCCCGAACAACAAGCCGCAGTACTTCAGCGTGATGAACTACTCGTACTCCGTTCGAGGCCTGACCGCCGGAACGACCACCGGCATCGCCGACTACTCCCGCGACGCCCGAAGCCTGAACGAGGTGTTCATCGACGAGAACACCTACCCGTTCAGCAGCAAGGACTACGACGTCGTCCACTACTGCCAGAACGACCCGAAGGGCCCGTACATCACCACACCGCGGAGCAAGGGCTGGGTGGACTGGAACTGCAACGGCGTCCAGAACCGCGGCGTGGTCACTGCCGACGTCAACGGTGACGGGCAGAAGACCCGGCTCTCCGGCCACGACGACTGGAGCGCCCTGCGGCTGCGCGCCGGCGGGATCGGCCTGCCCGGCGCCCCCCTTCTCCCGGACCCGCCGACCCCGAACAACGAGCCGACCATGGAGCAGGAGGAGGGCGTCCTGCCGCTGGACACCACGCCGCCGGTCACCACCGCCACCACCGACCCGGCCGACGGCCGAAAGGACTACTTCACGACGGACGTGACCGTCACCCTCAGCGCCACGGACGACATCTCGGGCGTGAGCCGGACCGAGTACAACCTCGACGGCGCCGGCTGGACGGACTACACCGGCCCGATCGCGCTGACCACGGACGGCCGGCACGAACTGCTGTACCGCTCGATCGACTTCGCGCAGAACCAGGAGGCCGACCAGTCCCTGACCCTGCGCATCGACTGCGAGCACGGCCACGACCACGACCACAGCCACCCGTCGGGCCAGGACTCGTGAGCGTGACGACGGCAGCCACCGGCTGAACCGCACCGCCCGGGTCCGACCGGCCCCTCGACCAGCCCCGCTCCAGCCGCCGCCCTCCCGCGGAGCGGAGCGGAGCGGGGTTTCGGCGGGCCCGGGCGCCCGGGCACTGCCGTGTCCTGGACGGTGCCCCGGGCCAGGCGCTGGATCCGCCCACGAGCGCCGGCTGAACAACCCCGGCAACGTTCGTGGTCAACGCACGAGCTAGAGACGTGTCGCAGTCCGGACAAGGTCGGCGACGGCTCTGGACCGGCTGTGCGGTGGCCAGGCGATCACGGTGGTGACTGTCGGCGCGTCCAGCACGGGCACGGCGGCGAGGTCACCGGGCAGTTGTGCTCGGCACGACTCCGGTGAGACCGCGCACGCGCGGCCGAGCGCGACAAGCTGCAACAACTGTGCGTGGTCGCGGACCTGCGGGCCGGGGCCGGGCGGGTAGGTGCCGTCGGGGTCGGGCCAGCGTGGCAGGGGCAGGTCCGGCAGCCCGGTGATGTCGGCCATCTGCACGTGGGCCCGGACGGTGAGCGGGTGCCCGGCCGGCAGGACCGCGACCTGGCCCTCCGTGCCGAGCACCTCGGTGTCGAAACCGGCCGTCGAGTCGAACGGCCGGTGCAGCAGCGCCACATCGGCCCGGCCTTCGCGCAGGAGTCGTTCCTGTTCGGCCGGACCGCACAGGATGACGTCGACGGGAACCGCGCCGGGTTCGGCGGCGTACGCGTCGAGCAGTCTCGCCAGCAGTTCTCTGGACGCGCTGGCCTTCGTGACGAGGACCAAGCCGGGAGGGCCGGTCACGGAGAGGGCGGCGCGGCGGGTCCGGCGCTCGGCGGCGTCGACCGCGTCGAGCGCCGCCCGGCCCTCGACCAACAGCACCGCGCCGGCCTCGGTCAGCGTGACCGTGCGACTGGTCCGATCCAGCAGCGCTGCCCCGAGCCGGCGTTCGAGCTGCTGGATCGCCCGCGACAAGGGCGGCTGCGCGATCCCGAGCCGCTGCGCGGCGCGCCCGAAGTGCAGCTCTTCAGCGACAGCGACGAAATATCGCAGTTCCCGGGTCTCCATACCGCCACGGTATCCCGGATCAATACCTGGACGGTATCGTTGCCCACCCGATCGGTCTTGGACTCCGCCGGGGCCGGAGAGCAGCATGGTCCCCATGAGCGAACGAACGATTGCGCTGGTCACCGGCGCCAACAAGGGAATCGGCTACGAGATCGCCGCGGGTCTGGGCGCCCTCGGCTGGAGCGTCGGCGTCGGCGCCCGCGACGATGAGCGCCGTAAGGCCGCGGTGGAGCGACTGCGCGCAGCCGGCGCCGACGCGTTCGGCGTCCCCCTGGACGTGACCGACGACGCGAGCGCGACCGCCGCCGCACGGCTGATCGAGGAACAGGCCGGACGCCTCGACGTGCTCGTCAACAACGCCGCCATCACCGGCGGCATGCCCCAGGAACCCACCCGGGTCGATCCCGCCACCATCCGAACGGTCGTGGAGACCAACGTGATCGGCGTCATCCGCGTCACCAACGCGATGCTGCCGCTGCTCCGCCGCTCCGCCTCACCGCGGATCGTGAACATGTCCAGCAGCGTCGGCTCCCTCACCCGGCAGTCAGGACCCGCTGCCGAGCAGACGGCAGGTCCGGTGTCCGTTGCGTACGCACCGTCAAAGACGTTCCTGAACGCCGTCACCCTCCAGTACGTCCGGGAGTTGAGTGGTACGAACATCCTGATCAACGTCGGCTGCCCCGGCTACGTCGCCACCGACCTCAACGGCTTCCGCGGCGTGCGCACCCCCGAACAGGGCGCGGCGATCGCCATCAAGCTCGCGACCCTGCCCGACGACGGCCCGACCGGCCAGTTCTTCGACGACGCCGGCGTCGTTCCCTGGTGATCTGCACGGCGGCGATCACCCACCGGGTGAGGCGGGTTCACCTGCGGGCCTGAACAGGTCCCTCGACTTCGGCGGGCCGTCCCGGCCAACGCTTCGGCGCCCGGGGCAGCACGCCGCACCGCTAAGGACCGCTTGTCGGCGGTGAGTTGGCGGATGCGCTGCTTGAGGGTGGCGTTCTCGGTGGTGATCCGCTGGATGGCCTCCTGGGCCCACTCGCCTTCCCAGTCACGGGCACTCCAGCCACCGCAGGTCTTCGTCATGCTGGAAGTCGGGCACTGATCCTCCGGCCTTGGCCACTGGTCGCGCCGACTGCTGCGGGGCCCTCGGTAGAGTCTGGGCAATGACGGGCAACCGGGGCCGCTGGCCAATGACCGACCAGGATCGTGGCGTCGAGGACGTGACGCTACTCATCCTGGAATGGCTGGGTGAGCAGGGCGTGAATGCCCTGATCAGGGTGGACGCCGAGAGGGTGGCCGACAACGCGCCGGCATGGACGTTCGCCGCCAGTGGGGGCCCCTTGGCGCATGGCCTGCGTGCTGATGGGAGGAGTGTGCAGCAGTGCATGTCCGCCGCCCTGTCCAAGCTGCGCGAGGCGGGGCTGCCGGTTCCGTTTTGATCTTCGTTCGCCACTGATCTTCGATCACCGGCCGCCATGCGGACGGACCAGGTGTCGATGATCAGCAGGGGACGGGTCCTCTGATCGTCGGGCCCGCTCCCGTACCCGGCAGCGCAGCATCTCCTGGGTTCGAGTGTCGACTGAGGTTTTCCCAACGAAATGATCCCGTGAGGTGACTCGGCCCAGGGAGGTCCCGCGAGCCGCGATGCGGCTGCGACGTCCGGCGGTCGTACAGTCGAACCCGTTACCGAGGAGGACTTCTGATGCGCAGTGTGACCTATTCGATGGGCGTCTCACTTGACGGCTACATCGTCGGGCCGGACGGCGGCTTCGACTGGTCGCCGCCCGACGAGGAGGTCTTCCGCTTCTGGATCGACGAGATTCGAGAGGTCGGCGTCCACCTGTTGGGGCGACGGCTGTACGAGACGATGCTGTACTGGGAGACCGCCGACCAGGATCCATCGCTCGACGACTCGATGCGCGAGTGGGCCGCGCTCTGGAAGCCGCTCCCGAAGGTGGTGTTCTCGACCACGCTGTCGGCGGTGCAGGGCCGTGCCCGCCTGGCCTCCGGCAGCGTGGCGGAGGAGGTCGAGCGGTTGCGGGCCGAGCCGGGAGAGGGTGACATCGCGATCGGCGGCGCGACTCTCGCCGCCGAGGCGGCTGCGTCGGATCTGATCGACGAGTACCGGGCCATGGTCCACCCGGTGCTGGTCGGCGGTGGCATTCCGTTCTTTCCCCAGGGCCAGCGCCGGGTGGATCTCGAACTCGTCGAGACCCGCACCTTCAGCTCGAGAGTCGTCTACCTCCGCCACCGCGTGGCGCGTTAGCCGGCTCGCCCACCGAGCCCGCCGAGCCCGCCGAGCCTCGGAAGAACGGGCCGGCCGGTGACGCCCGCAACCACCAGCGGCTTCACATCGGTCACCTGTGTCGCCACGCCCGGCATCTCCCAGGCCGCCGGCTACCGCTACCTCCACGAGGGCATCGACATCTCGCCTGCCAAGCCCCGGACCTGCACGAGGCCCTGGACCGGTGCC from Kitasatospora sp. NBC_01250 includes these protein-coding regions:
- a CDS encoding NUDIX domain-containing protein, translated to MIRSVFEQRPLDAAVADAGSATLEFDRARAWLRSALVGAVEPLGAEVWVLDTALEQIVLVRHPWRGLVPPGGKVEPGECPRDGAARELAEETGLRPRLLERPAAVAVRSFGPDLPETLSLSYAAIGDPEQPLIAEDGQPAAWMRLDQGWDSCFPDDALRIRQYVTLLRSGSLPGECGRAQELPGRSCDRR
- a CDS encoding aldo/keto reductase translates to MQHVTLNNGVRMPILGFGVYQIPAEKTEQAVADALAAGYRLLDTAAAYGNEEAVGHAVKNSGIPREELFVTTKLWVQDAPAQDNTRRALETSLAKLGLDHVDLYLMHQPFGDVYGQWRAMEAANREGLAKAIGVANFYPDRLLDLILNNEITPQVNQIETHPFFQRTADHDLMREHGVQHQAWGGFAEGRNELFTHPVLSRVGDAHGKSVAQVVLRRLIRRDIVTIPKSVDPERMAQNIDVLDFELTDDQMAAIAALDTGKTLFFDHHDPEMVAWLSKRRLDS
- a CDS encoding SDR family NAD(P)-dependent oxidoreductase; translation: MSERTIALVTGANKGIGYEIAAGLGALGWSVGVGARDDERRKAAVERLRAAGADAFGVPLDVTDDASATAAARLIEEQAGRLDVLVNNAAITGGMPQEPTRVDPATIRTVVETNVIGVIRVTNAMLPLLRRSASPRIVNMSSSVGSLTRQSGPAAEQTAGPVSVAYAPSKTFLNAVTLQYVRELSGTNILINVGCPGYVATDLNGFRGVRTPEQGAAIAIKLATLPDDGPTGQFFDDAGVVPW
- a CDS encoding LysR family transcriptional regulator encodes the protein METRELRYFVAVAEELHFGRAAQRLGIAQPPLSRAIQQLERRLGAALLDRTSRTVTLTEAGAVLLVEGRAALDAVDAAERRTRRAALSVTGPPGLVLVTKASASRELLARLLDAYAAEPGAVPVDVILCGPAEQERLLREGRADVALLHRPFDSTAGFDTEVLGTEGQVAVLPAGHPLTVRAHVQMADITGLPDLPLPRWPDPDGTYPPGPGPQVRDHAQLLQLVALGRACAVSPESCRAQLPGDLAAVPVLDAPTVTTVIAWPPHSRSRAVADLVRTATRL
- a CDS encoding dihydrofolate reductase family protein, yielding MRSVTYSMGVSLDGYIVGPDGGFDWSPPDEEVFRFWIDEIREVGVHLLGRRLYETMLYWETADQDPSLDDSMREWAALWKPLPKVVFSTTLSAVQGRARLASGSVAEEVERLRAEPGEGDIAIGGATLAAEAAASDLIDEYRAMVHPVLVGGGIPFFPQGQRRVDLELVETRTFSSRVVYLRHRVAR
- a CDS encoding alpha/beta hydrolase; the protein is MRLHPEIAGVLDGVPPFDPLADPPATRAYLRSLLAAKPPADDPRIAVRHTVIPGPAGDLTVRIYRPTGARGACPGVLYFHGGAFIAGDLDTGDGNCRDLCLAAGAVVVSVDYRLAPEHPYPAAFDDCYAALCWTADNAARLDVDPTRLAVAGRSAGGALAAALALAARDRGGPTLAFQLLLVPALDDRCALPSIDECADNRIVDGRVVRGMWKPYLASTEADPYAAPARAEDLSALPPAYLEICQADALRDEALSYANRLIAAGVHTELHVVPGAFHLFEGYAPTSRLARRATATWTSAVAAALT
- a CDS encoding OmpL47-type beta-barrel domain-containing protein, which translates into the protein MALAMLTFAAVISPAAATRREGGSVTVNFTNNSDRALSLATFTMTRGCLIGSQPSEIAAGTSASWSSEPCLGSNGSAGNASFRVAGETVGTVQVSWDSPTTGANSYTQTAPGGYVISHSGGGGSNPTVQFTFDCNSTTCDGIPDDWKRNGVTITPSDGSAPQFIDLPKMGATVNKPDIFVQLDWMADETHSHALDPQAIRQVVEAFKNSPYNKHSPTTGINLHIDAGPDSILNFDTNATWGELSKARQLTETTNLGTVDGNGNYLWDAFDTIKAEKGGFVSSGRVPIFHYAISADHLAPGSTTLGIAELPGSDFILSLGALSPDVPQIAAQAVDFMHELGHNLDLRHGGDADLPNNKPQYFSVMNYSYSVRGLTAGTTTGIADYSRDARSLNEVFIDENTYPFSSKDYDVVHYCQNDPKGPYITTPRSKGWVDWNCNGVQNRGVVTADVNGDGQKTRLSGHDDWSALRLRAGGIGLPGAPLLPDPPTPNNEPTMEQEEGVLPLDTTPPVTTATTDPADGRKDYFTTDVTVTLSATDDISGVSRTEYNLDGAGWTDYTGPIALTTDGRHELLYRSIDFAQNQEADQSLTLRIDCEHGHDHDHSHPSGQDS
- a CDS encoding PadR family transcriptional regulator, which produces MAKDLTPSQLVVLGLIARNGPMTPYDLKAKAESSVGHYWPLPHAQLYRDPPRLAELGLLREEAEEHGRRRRVFHLTDAGRHALRHWLADPATPEPETRNPALLKLTFADLGAPGQVAELAAAQAAQHRQWRDTYQELRDHLDPHAPDTPARTRLITLGIAHEQSYVTFWEALAADPDGTGEPPS